The following are encoded in a window of Fischerella sp. PCC 9605 genomic DNA:
- a CDS encoding type II toxin-antitoxin system VapC family toxin, producing MILADTAPLIALIDAGQGEAHHRCVEAYQKITNPLITTWCCFTEAMYFLYQLRGWFAQDILWQFVERKALYLHTSGIDEQQRIRELMKQYQDVPMDLADASLVSAAETLNISRIFSLDSDFYIYRLQGKKAFEVIP from the coding sequence GTGATTCTGGCTGATACTGCACCGTTGATTGCTTTGATTGATGCGGGACAGGGAGAAGCGCATCATCGTTGTGTCGAAGCCTATCAAAAGATAACCAATCCCCTGATAACAACATGGTGCTGTTTTACAGAAGCCATGTATTTCTTGTATCAGTTACGAGGTTGGTTCGCCCAGGATATCCTGTGGCAATTTGTTGAACGGAAAGCACTTTATTTGCATACATCAGGCATTGATGAGCAGCAAAGAATTCGGGAACTGATGAAGCAGTATCAGGACGTGCCGATGGATTTGGCAGATGCTTCTCTTGTCTCTGCTGCCGAGACATTAAATATCAGTCGGATTTTTTCGCTGGACAGCGATTTTTATATTTATCGTTTACAGGGAAAAAAGGCATTTGAGGTAATTCCTTAA
- a CDS encoding Uma2 family endonuclease — MSVAKDFEPPKDVIFPPGDLYSDEPPLESDLHLRQIVLLLQCLELWWQNRNDFYAGGNLTIYYSPRQRKSEDFRGPDFFVVLGTERKPRKSWVVWEEEGKYPNLIIELLSNSTAATDKGLKKQIYQDIFRTPEYFWFDPNNLEFAGFILVGGTYQPIEPNPQGWLWSQQLSLYLGVHENKLRYFTAEGQLVPTPEEVAERETQKAERLAAKLRELGIDPENL, encoded by the coding sequence ATGTCCGTCGCCAAAGATTTTGAACCCCCAAAAGATGTAATATTTCCACCAGGGGATTTATATAGTGACGAGCCGCCGTTGGAAAGTGATTTACATCTACGCCAGATCGTTCTGCTATTACAGTGTTTAGAATTGTGGTGGCAAAACCGCAATGACTTTTACGCTGGCGGTAATTTAACGATTTACTACAGTCCACGCCAGCGTAAGTCAGAGGACTTCCGAGGGCCAGATTTTTTTGTCGTGCTGGGAACTGAACGCAAACCGCGTAAAAGTTGGGTGGTTTGGGAAGAAGAAGGCAAATATCCAAACTTAATTATAGAACTACTATCAAATTCAACAGCAGCGACAGATAAAGGTTTAAAAAAACAGATATATCAAGATATCTTTCGTACACCCGAATACTTTTGGTTTGACCCGAATAATTTAGAATTTGCTGGGTTTATTTTGGTTGGTGGTACTTATCAACCTATAGAACCTAATCCCCAAGGTTGGTTGTGGAGTCAGCAGCTAAGTTTGTACTTGGGTGTTCATGAAAATAAATTGCGTTATTTTACTGCGGAAGGACAGTTAGTTCCTACGCCGGAAGAAGTTGCTGAACGAGAAACACAAAAAGCTGAACGCCTAGCAGCGAAACTGCGAGAATTGGGTATTGATCCAGAGAATTTATGA